A part of Marinicella rhabdoformis genomic DNA contains:
- a CDS encoding DUF6165 family protein: protein MSLINTPISVGELLDKITILEIKSEKIKDAEKLKNINHELSLLTEIWSQGGFDGEKMAELRRQLKTVNQTLWVIEDDIRIKEKNQIFDDSFVQLARSVYFENDTRAQVKKDINKLTGSELVEEKSYEDYK, encoded by the coding sequence ATGAGTTTGATTAATACCCCAATTTCAGTGGGCGAGTTACTGGATAAAATAACCATTTTAGAAATAAAATCGGAAAAGATAAAAGACGCTGAAAAATTAAAAAACATCAATCATGAGCTTTCTTTGTTGACTGAAATTTGGTCGCAAGGTGGTTTTGATGGTGAAAAAATGGCTGAGTTAAGACGTCAACTAAAAACAGTCAATCAAACACTTTGGGTTATTGAAGATGACATCAGAATCAAAGAAAAAAATCAAATCTTTGATGACTCCTTTGTCCAATTAGCAAGAAGTGTTTATTTCGAAAATGACACCCGAGCCCAAGTAAAAAAAGACATTAATAAGCTTACTGGCTCTGAGCTGGTCGAAGAAAAATCATACGAAGATTACAAATAA
- a CDS encoding DUF6524 family protein, with protein sequence MKVTGFLVRWFFALLLVFITYNPTGYSLAHWVWPFGGEQLPLKILASLLILGGYVIYLTATFRSLGWIGIILVFAFCGTLVWLFVDQGWMDISNPGILSWVMILVLGTVMGLGISWSHIKKKLTGQFDTDDVGE encoded by the coding sequence ATGAAAGTTACAGGTTTTTTAGTTCGTTGGTTTTTTGCCCTTTTGCTTGTGTTTATCACCTACAATCCTACAGGTTATTCTTTGGCCCATTGGGTTTGGCCTTTCGGTGGAGAGCAATTACCTCTAAAAATATTGGCTTCATTATTGATCTTGGGTGGTTATGTGATTTATTTAACGGCTACTTTCAGGTCTTTAGGGTGGATTGGAATCATATTGGTGTTTGCTTTTTGTGGCACACTGGTCTGGCTCTTTGTTGATCAAGGTTGGATGGATATCAGTAACCCAGGTATTTTGTCATGGGTGATGATACTGGTTTTAGGGACTGTGATGGGTCTGGGTATTTCGTGGTCACACATCAAGAAAAAATTGACCGGACAGTTTGATACAGATGATGTAGGAGAATAA
- a CDS encoding UvrD-helicase domain-containing protein, whose translation MSEFIFIDSPVEIDLNQDAVIEASAGTGKTYTIIELVLRLLTVEKMSLDQILLVTFTDKATAELRSRIREGIHDAIKKFDENGSGVAPNAVAIQAHLDRALKQVSSAPIYTINAFCQNMLREFAFEQGGVFEFELVDDQEVFKQQLNQLKRQWPSDPSIKKAFNKLGKSAKEVEELLLDLLGNINLERDLLWPASTENLAVTRGKISAWLEDFDFDAFTQELEPLESITAKVKTNMLKNVTTAWATLNERLKHATDDSDYAAEFKSVYSSHLDISKACLFKYHKDWSAKAPEDEQSNAPKFNEMIEQLSHANQQFVGADFDIIQSLLKDITQKAIDYKLNNGLISYDDMINRLHEQIMAERRLPVDEQLLTQQLRQKFTVAMIDEFQDTSFNQWEIFKTLFFESTDHQLTVIGDPKQAIYAFRGADVHTYIDAKDDMLGIGQAKGYRLATNYRSLPDLLESFNQFFGDELVEQGSWWQADAVAVKSAPDEHIAQQGPMLLLDSNSNNDTSATQAINDHAINSYGIQGEGFQAEDFKQSMANQVALLVQQHILSQPIQVKLKGKNKTLGLSDVCVLVNAATEAEFLEKAFTQLAIPYNYHKKKDLYSSDEALHYQIVLTALAHDNDRRRVNNALVTLFFGLKPAQLQDFADELLPEVNQHWLALKEAAADGDWLRLFDLLLHESGVLMRASHQGLTRRVANLKHIKQLLCETALAQNLDVKGLLQWLIEKREAKASEDLHQKDNDRQAVNIMTMHVSKGLEFPVVFLFGGFGSGKSTTQKYTKYRDKKSGQIVYDVNKNTEAEFAYDAEERQRLFYVAMTRAVFKLFLPVYDKAQYGEADKSHYWHKVVNRLMQLRETQTESWSQPIIKLDDSEMKPLKPAVSKQGSMPNTSLSPLSPPKGLWQRQRKVYSFSSLSHSKQSSRVKDGASFGEASQNEKTAITGDAVAQGPQLVTEAADWTKVLPGGVKTGHVLHGIFEHVDFQRFNQIPDLASLWQDERIMSVVDAQMEQFSMDNGDILNDEGEVVREHRQELAAWVWHTLKKPLAALNGGTLADVLPENRCHEMSFFWQKEQTHLTGFIDLLFGVKCDPKTDKGSMDYFILDWKSNFSAAGYAPEVLNQEVMAAHQYHWQYELYGMAVQKWFDSLGLENARLAGAIYLFSRGIDCQSDDQNGVYYDDFSQSNYDDQKIETELLTITQSRIGGQS comes from the coding sequence ATGTCTGAATTTATTTTCATTGATTCACCAGTCGAAATCGATTTGAACCAAGATGCGGTGATTGAAGCCTCTGCTGGAACCGGAAAAACCTACACCATCATTGAGTTGGTGTTGCGTTTGCTCACAGTAGAAAAAATGTCTCTGGATCAGATTTTGTTGGTCACTTTCACAGACAAAGCCACTGCTGAATTAAGGTCCAGGATTCGAGAAGGTATTCACGATGCGATAAAAAAGTTTGATGAAAATGGTTCAGGTGTTGCACCAAATGCTGTTGCAATTCAGGCACATTTGGACAGGGCATTAAAGCAAGTCAGCAGCGCGCCAATTTATACCATCAATGCTTTTTGTCAAAACATGCTGCGCGAATTTGCTTTTGAACAAGGCGGCGTGTTCGAGTTTGAATTGGTCGATGACCAAGAGGTGTTTAAGCAACAATTAAACCAATTGAAACGCCAATGGCCTTCAGATCCTAGCATCAAAAAAGCCTTCAATAAATTGGGCAAGTCAGCGAAAGAGGTTGAAGAGTTGTTGCTTGATTTGTTGGGCAACATCAATTTAGAACGGGATTTGTTGTGGCCTGCATCAACTGAAAATTTGGCTGTTACCAGAGGAAAAATATCAGCTTGGCTTGAGGACTTTGATTTTGATGCTTTTACGCAAGAATTGGAACCATTAGAAAGCATAACAGCCAAGGTGAAAACGAACATGTTGAAAAATGTCACCACAGCTTGGGCGACTTTAAATGAACGATTAAAGCATGCCACAGATGACAGTGATTACGCCGCCGAATTTAAGTCGGTTTACAGTAGCCACCTTGATATTTCTAAAGCTTGTTTATTCAAATATCACAAAGACTGGTCAGCTAAAGCACCAGAAGATGAACAAAGCAATGCGCCGAAGTTCAATGAAATGATTGAGCAATTAAGCCATGCAAATCAACAGTTTGTCGGAGCCGACTTCGACATCATTCAGTCATTGCTGAAAGACATCACTCAAAAAGCAATTGATTACAAGCTGAATAATGGCCTGATCAGTTACGATGACATGATCAACCGACTGCATGAACAAATCATGGCTGAGCGCCGTTTGCCTGTCGATGAACAGTTGTTGACGCAACAATTAAGACAGAAGTTCACTGTGGCAATGATTGATGAATTCCAAGACACCAGTTTCAATCAATGGGAAATTTTCAAAACCTTGTTCTTTGAGTCCACTGACCACCAACTGACCGTGATTGGCGACCCGAAGCAGGCGATTTATGCTTTCCGTGGTGCCGATGTACACACCTACATAGATGCCAAAGATGACATGCTGGGCATTGGTCAGGCCAAGGGTTACCGTTTGGCGACCAACTACCGGTCCTTGCCCGATTTGCTTGAAAGCTTCAATCAGTTTTTTGGTGATGAGCTGGTTGAACAAGGTTCTTGGTGGCAGGCTGATGCAGTGGCAGTGAAATCAGCACCTGATGAACACATCGCGCAGCAAGGGCCGATGCTGCTGCTTGATTCAAATTCAAACAATGATACTTCCGCCACACAGGCCATCAATGACCATGCCATCAATAGTTACGGCATTCAAGGTGAGGGCTTTCAAGCCGAAGATTTTAAGCAGTCCATGGCCAATCAAGTCGCTTTATTGGTACAACAACATATTTTGAGCCAGCCCATTCAGGTGAAACTCAAAGGCAAAAACAAAACCTTGGGTTTGTCTGATGTCTGTGTTTTGGTTAATGCAGCCACAGAAGCTGAATTTCTGGAAAAGGCCTTCACGCAATTAGCCATCCCTTACAACTACCACAAGAAGAAAGACCTCTACAGTTCCGATGAGGCATTACATTATCAAATCGTACTGACCGCTTTGGCGCACGACAACGACCGCAGGCGCGTAAACAATGCCTTGGTTACTTTGTTCTTTGGTTTGAAGCCCGCACAATTACAAGATTTTGCCGATGAATTGTTGCCCGAAGTGAACCAGCACTGGTTGGCTTTGAAAGAGGCTGCAGCGGATGGTGATTGGTTGCGTTTGTTTGACCTGTTATTGCATGAATCTGGCGTGTTGATGCGTGCCAGCCACCAAGGTTTGACCCGACGTGTGGCGAACCTCAAACACATCAAACAACTGTTGTGTGAAACCGCTTTGGCACAAAACTTAGACGTCAAAGGTTTGTTACAGTGGTTGATTGAAAAACGTGAAGCCAAGGCGTCAGAAGACTTGCATCAAAAAGACAACGACCGCCAAGCGGTCAACATCATGACCATGCATGTGAGTAAAGGTCTGGAGTTTCCTGTGGTGTTCCTTTTTGGAGGTTTTGGCTCTGGTAAGAGTACAACACAGAAGTACACCAAATACCGTGATAAGAAGTCAGGTCAGATTGTCTATGACGTGAACAAAAACACCGAGGCTGAGTTTGCTTATGACGCCGAAGAACGTCAGCGTTTGTTCTATGTGGCGATGACGCGAGCGGTATTTAAACTGTTTTTGCCGGTGTATGACAAAGCGCAATATGGTGAGGCTGATAAATCACATTATTGGCACAAAGTGGTCAACCGTTTAATGCAGCTGCGCGAAACCCAAACCGAGTCATGGTCACAGCCCATTATCAAGTTGGATGACAGCGAAATGAAGCCGTTGAAGCCAGCGGTATCGAAACAAGGTTCGATGCCAAACACATCTTTGTCACCTTTGTCACCACCCAAAGGTTTGTGGCAACGTCAGCGCAAAGTGTATTCTTTCTCGTCACTCAGTCACAGCAAACAGTCCAGTCGAGTCAAAGATGGCGCCAGTTTCGGTGAAGCCAGCCAGAATGAAAAAACAGCGATTACCGGTGATGCCGTGGCGCAAGGGCCACAACTGGTCACTGAAGCTGCAGATTGGACCAAGGTTTTGCCCGGCGGGGTCAAAACGGGTCATGTCTTGCACGGCATTTTTGAGCATGTGGATTTCCAGCGCTTCAATCAGATCCCAGATTTAGCCAGCCTGTGGCAAGATGAACGCATCATGTCTGTGGTTGATGCACAAATGGAACAATTCAGCATGGACAACGGGGACATTTTGAATGACGAAGGTGAAGTGGTAAGGGAACACCGACAAGAGTTGGCCGCTTGGGTATGGCACACCCTGAAAAAACCATTGGCAGCACTTAACGGTGGCACTTTGGCTGATGTCTTACCCGAAAACCGTTGCCATGAAATGTCGTTCTTTTGGCAAAAGGAACAAACCCATTTAACTGGCTTTATTGATTTGTTGTTCGGTGTCAAATGTGACCCCAAAACGGATAAGGGCAGCATGGATTATTTTATCCTCGACTGGAAAAGTAATTTCAGTGCAGCAGGTTATGCGCCTGAGGTGTTGAACCAAGAGGTGATGGCGGCGCATCAATACCATTGGCAATATGAATTGTATGGCATGGCAGTACAAAAATGGTTCGACTCATTGGGTTTGGAAAATGCGCGTTTGGCTGGGGCCATTTACTTGTTTTCACGTGGTATTGATTGCCAAAGCGATGACCAAAATGGTGTCTATTATGATGATTTTTCACAGTCAAACTACGATGATCAAAA
- a CDS encoding exodeoxyribonuclease V subunit gamma, with protein sequence MHQRQIKLYFSHSVEHLADRLNHQLSLQRQNSSNILNPAEVIVPNGNMQKYLQLNMASRDGICANVAFPFLETGLFQATLKLQNKAAVRMLNQGDLALKIWHKLADSDDLDPKVYQPIQHYFSSEESAALQSKKHWQLSQRLALLMMDYELKRPEMVQAWLTGGLIFESSQDERLRALEVMQKDLYLSLMNAQQLQSDGAENEVQQLTLFQLWQQADWSQVSVPDKATAIHIFTPTRLSQFHRQLLCDLARSYEIHIYQLNVCAEYWQDMQTEGEDIWHQRLLAQKVSATDSSGEPISNDTSDIEVAESFFEMDDALIENPLLKAWGKPGREALKLYSELEEDAIHFDVSFSDEWLDSEQRREDTLLHLLQDAILFRSQGDKELTQPNQLASLQITQAPSIYREVESVYHNILWHLKQDETLEPSDVALLVTDMDKYRFVIEQVFGELNRQQGVHLNYALVDASVTVESSYARAVLSLFDFLANDFMRAEVFQWLRNPCVMSALQLTDGDWDDWLQTASQLGIFAGFEQLYQAVDEATEDNDDLGKRFTWSQGLRRLHVYLANETTEHSLLDADGIGKLSVLLDYLHHQHQLLTQARSAQAWEALLSRLFDTLLAIPETLPREQSVQMALSQSLLKLSKQVPDMTLNFHDVRNFIEAELNDLSASKGHYLTGGVVCAALQPMRPIPFKITYVLGLDAPSFPGGLRFDTLDLSNRSRRIGDINQIENKQYLFLETLMCSREKLYLSYVGEDLRKAEQIERSSVLDELADFAMTFIDEAQMGQSLAVPSNAPLAAFPETKLPLDSKNSAPFRFDDSSFADMSVNFSLADHYLAWAETAPMQAQVHAKAHAKDMLVQGDRQQQAAAQQFLDLFEASDGSEVGAVTAKDNETKNSKVDVKADIKVDIGDLAKYLENAMSEVLLRQGMVSKHPDQEALVEHEPFELNGLDKHILYQQAVWDVVNAADTLSLAGSLRAKYQQMAAQSTLPVEFFVDIDELSEVAEEPSYQSMMKDLSELTACSGPLVFGEAVTDATPVQSTSAISIPLPDGRNIQLHGVVDGLFLAGETYQAQLVVSGGKIKAIKSDTLWDKKLIRPFLNWCLMQLSTDVKTAENMMLHLFYADHCHTKTLQFWATDEVSFSGPAYVRQYLADVLQDYLALDGTFINCEQVNQAKMPRTDELTTQIPYLPAKSKAKTVHPFNYQIADIDPYTIAAIQSTYKDKAQFKDYEEIAKIVELKTFDDVLPVMHKRYWPLHAMMLAQLPDETFLVNKDKEVK encoded by the coding sequence ATGCACCAACGTCAGATTAAATTATACTTCAGTCATTCGGTAGAACACTTGGCTGATAGATTGAATCATCAGTTATCGCTACAGCGCCAAAACAGCAGCAACATCCTCAATCCAGCCGAAGTGATTGTGCCCAATGGCAACATGCAGAAATACTTGCAGTTGAATATGGCATCACGAGACGGTATTTGTGCCAATGTGGCTTTTCCTTTTTTGGAAACGGGTCTGTTCCAAGCGACACTGAAGTTGCAAAATAAAGCTGCTGTTCGGATGTTGAATCAAGGTGATTTGGCATTGAAAATTTGGCACAAGCTAGCTGACAGTGATGATTTAGATCCAAAAGTTTATCAACCGATACAACACTACTTTTCATCAGAAGAATCAGCCGCTTTGCAAAGCAAGAAGCATTGGCAATTGAGCCAAAGGTTGGCTTTGTTGATGATGGACTATGAGCTTAAACGTCCTGAAATGGTGCAAGCTTGGCTGACCGGTGGTTTGATTTTTGAAAGCAGCCAAGACGAACGGTTGCGAGCCCTTGAGGTGATGCAAAAAGATTTGTATTTGAGCCTGATGAATGCCCAGCAGCTACAAAGTGATGGTGCGGAAAATGAGGTTCAACAATTGACCTTGTTTCAGTTGTGGCAACAGGCAGATTGGTCACAGGTTTCAGTACCAGATAAAGCCACTGCCATTCACATTTTTACACCCACCCGTTTGTCACAATTTCACCGCCAATTGTTGTGTGATTTGGCGCGCAGTTATGAAATTCACATTTACCAGCTGAACGTGTGTGCCGAATATTGGCAAGACATGCAAACCGAAGGTGAAGACATTTGGCACCAAAGGTTATTGGCACAGAAAGTCTCGGCCACTGATTCAAGTGGTGAGCCCATATCAAACGACACGAGTGACATTGAAGTCGCAGAAAGTTTTTTTGAGATGGACGATGCCCTGATTGAAAACCCTTTGCTTAAAGCCTGGGGCAAGCCGGGCAGGGAAGCGCTCAAACTGTACAGTGAGCTTGAGGAAGATGCGATTCATTTCGATGTCAGTTTCAGTGATGAATGGTTGGATTCAGAGCAACGAAGAGAGGACACTTTATTACACTTGCTGCAGGATGCGATTTTATTCCGCAGCCAAGGTGATAAAGAGTTAACCCAACCGAATCAACTGGCCAGTTTACAAATCACCCAAGCACCTTCAATTTACCGTGAAGTGGAATCGGTTTATCACAACATTTTGTGGCATTTGAAACAAGATGAAACGCTGGAACCGTCAGATGTGGCTTTGTTGGTCACTGACATGGACAAATACCGCTTTGTGATTGAGCAGGTGTTTGGTGAGTTGAACCGCCAGCAAGGCGTCCATTTGAACTATGCTTTGGTCGACGCCTCTGTGACGGTGGAATCCAGTTACGCGCGCGCTGTGTTGTCTTTGTTTGATTTCTTGGCAAACGATTTCATGCGTGCCGAGGTGTTTCAATGGTTACGCAATCCTTGTGTCATGTCGGCGTTACAGCTGACAGATGGTGATTGGGATGATTGGTTACAAACTGCCAGCCAGTTGGGTATTTTTGCTGGTTTTGAACAATTGTATCAAGCTGTAGATGAGGCGACTGAAGACAATGATGACCTGGGCAAACGCTTCACTTGGTCTCAAGGTTTAAGGCGCTTGCATGTTTATTTGGCCAATGAAACCACAGAACACAGTTTATTGGATGCCGATGGCATCGGTAAATTGAGCGTATTGTTGGATTATTTGCACCACCAACACCAACTGCTCACACAAGCGCGCAGTGCCCAAGCATGGGAAGCTTTGTTAAGCCGTTTGTTCGACACGCTGTTGGCGATCCCTGAAACATTACCCAGAGAGCAATCGGTACAAATGGCCTTGTCACAATCGTTATTGAAATTATCCAAACAAGTGCCAGACATGACTTTGAATTTTCATGATGTGCGTAATTTTATAGAAGCTGAGTTGAATGATTTGTCAGCCAGCAAAGGGCATTACCTGACCGGTGGTGTGGTTTGCGCTGCCTTACAACCGATGAGACCAATTCCCTTCAAAATCACCTATGTTTTGGGTTTGGATGCACCGAGTTTTCCGGGCGGCTTGCGTTTTGATACCTTGGATTTAAGTAACCGGTCACGCCGTATCGGTGACATCAATCAAATTGAAAACAAGCAGTATTTGTTTTTGGAAACTTTGATGTGTAGCCGTGAAAAACTGTACCTGTCCTACGTCGGTGAAGATTTACGCAAAGCGGAGCAAATTGAACGCTCATCGGTGTTGGATGAATTGGCTGATTTTGCCATGACATTCATTGATGAAGCGCAAATGGGCCAATCTTTAGCTGTGCCTTCAAATGCACCTTTAGCTGCTTTTCCAGAAACAAAATTACCATTGGACAGCAAAAACAGTGCGCCATTCAGGTTTGATGACAGCAGCTTTGCAGACATGTCAGTGAATTTTTCATTGGCCGATCACTATTTGGCTTGGGCAGAAACTGCACCCATGCAAGCCCAAGTACATGCAAAGGCACATGCCAAGGACATGCTCGTTCAGGGTGACCGCCAGCAACAAGCTGCCGCACAGCAGTTTTTGGATTTATTCGAAGCATCAGATGGTTCTGAAGTTGGTGCTGTTACAGCTAAAGACAATGAAACTAAAAACAGCAAGGTCGATGTCAAAGCCGACATCAAAGTCGATATTGGGGATTTGGCCAAGTATTTAGAAAATGCGATGTCAGAAGTGTTGTTGCGCCAAGGCATGGTGAGCAAGCACCCAGATCAAGAAGCCTTGGTGGAACATGAGCCGTTTGAATTGAATGGCTTAGATAAGCACATACTTTACCAGCAAGCCGTTTGGGATGTGGTGAATGCAGCAGATACCTTGTCGTTGGCGGGCAGCTTGCGAGCCAAATATCAGCAAATGGCAGCACAATCGACGCTGCCTGTTGAATTTTTTGTTGATATTGACGAATTATCAGAAGTGGCTGAAGAACCAAGTTATCAGTCCATGATGAAGGATTTATCGGAATTAACTGCCTGTTCTGGCCCTTTGGTTTTTGGAGAAGCGGTGACCGACGCCACGCCAGTTCAAAGCACATCAGCAATAAGCATTCCATTGCCTGATGGTCGAAACATTCAATTACATGGTGTGGTAGATGGTTTGTTTTTAGCTGGTGAAACATACCAAGCACAATTGGTGGTCAGTGGTGGGAAAATTAAGGCCATAAAAAGTGACACATTGTGGGATAAAAAGTTAATCAGGCCGTTTCTTAATTGGTGCTTGATGCAGTTATCAACTGACGTTAAAACAGCAGAAAATATGATGTTGCACTTATTTTATGCTGACCATTGTCATACCAAAACATTACAGTTTTGGGCGACGGATGAAGTTTCATTTTCAGGGCCTGCTTATGTGCGTCAATATCTGGCAGATGTATTACAAGATTATTTGGCCTTGGATGGGACTTTTATCAATTGTGAGCAAGTCAACCAAGCGAAAATGCCAAGGACTGATGAATTAACGACTCAGATTCCTTATTTACCAGCTAAATCAAAAGCCAAAACTGTTCACCCTTTCAATTATCAAATAGCAGATATTGATCCCTACACCATAGCTGCCATTCAAAGCACTTATAAGGACAAAGCGCAGTTCAAGGACTATGAGGAAATTGCCAAAATTGTTGAGCTCAAAACTTTTGATGACGTGTTACCGGTGATGCACAAACGCTACTGGCCTTTGCATGCCATGATGTTGGCGCAATTGCCCGATGAAACGTTTTTAGTCAACAAAGATAAGGAGGTGAAATGA
- a CDS encoding diguanylate cyclase — protein MDKDLIHTKRTAKENLVIGVCAAYGICISFFAIIRFISQDWVIGTVDSILVLFSFYVGYHVYSTRQTLMASHAMAVIAVLGTLASIVLKGSVQIYWVYPTAILVYYLIPPKTASYFSLVFMALVAYLVRDLPAFTYITTLMSILVTVYFSYLFSIQSIASHEKLKIMATEDMLTGIGNRRAFYEMIEKIRLNSLSASAIVIDVDNFKKVNDLLGYQKGDDILNDTVDIIDCQVADDDILYRLGGAKFILICQNKDFDYAYKAAQRIRCAFNESHLYQSNGVSLSMGVARKTAQDSTSEWIKQLNSAVFKAKKTGKDRIIKAINY, from the coding sequence GTGGATAAGGACCTAATACATACTAAAAGGACTGCCAAAGAAAATTTGGTGATTGGTGTTTGTGCCGCCTATGGTATTTGTATCTCTTTTTTTGCCATTATCAGGTTCATATCACAAGATTGGGTGATTGGTACAGTCGACTCTATTTTGGTCTTGTTTTCTTTTTATGTTGGCTATCATGTATATTCGACCAGGCAAACACTCATGGCCAGCCACGCGATGGCGGTCATTGCGGTATTAGGGACACTGGCATCTATTGTTTTGAAAGGCAGTGTACAAATTTATTGGGTTTATCCAACCGCGATTTTGGTGTACTATTTGATTCCACCAAAGACAGCATCTTATTTTAGCTTGGTGTTTATGGCGCTTGTGGCCTATTTGGTTAGGGATTTACCTGCCTTTACATATATAACTACTTTGATGTCAATTTTGGTCACTGTCTATTTTTCCTACTTGTTTTCCATTCAGTCCATTGCGAGCCATGAAAAATTAAAAATCATGGCAACAGAAGATATGTTGACCGGAATTGGTAACCGCAGAGCCTTTTATGAAATGATAGAAAAGATCAGATTGAATAGTTTGTCTGCATCTGCAATTGTTATTGATGTAGATAATTTCAAGAAAGTGAATGATTTATTGGGTTATCAAAAAGGTGATGACATATTGAATGACACAGTTGATATCATAGATTGTCAGGTTGCTGATGATGACATTTTATATCGATTGGGTGGTGCCAAGTTTATTTTGATTTGTCAGAACAAAGATTTTGATTATGCCTATAAGGCTGCACAACGAATACGCTGCGCGTTCAATGAGTCGCATTTATACCAATCAAATGGAGTTTCTTTGTCAATGGGCGTGGCCAGGAAAACAGCTCAAGATTCAACTTCTGAATGGATTAAACAATTAAATTCAGCCGTATTCAAAGCCAAAAAGACAGGCAAAGATCGCATCATTAAAGCGATTAATTATTGA